The following coding sequences are from one Enterococcus sp. 4G2_DIV0659 window:
- a CDS encoding DUF1398 domain-containing protein, with product MSLDLKAIEEIINSEKNAGGFSELIRELKKIGIEKYDYLVEAGVYRYYDEASYIEIQLNGKPKTVAVKESSTEIKNAVLKAQAGDITFETFTELAGAAGVTYWRTDLLAMQVEYFGQSGEILLSEPIPEV from the coding sequence ATGAGCCTTGATTTAAAAGCAATCGAAGAAATCATCAATAGTGAAAAAAATGCTGGTGGATTTTCCGAGCTAATCCGCGAGTTGAAAAAGATCGGCATTGAAAAATATGATTATTTAGTAGAAGCTGGTGTGTATCGCTACTACGATGAGGCATCATACATTGAAATCCAACTGAATGGCAAACCTAAAACTGTTGCTGTCAAAGAATCTTCTACAGAAATAAAAAATGCAGTTTTAAAAGCACAAGCTGGAGACATCACATTTGAAACATTTACAGAGCTTGCTGGAGCCGCTGGAGTAACTTATTGGCGAACAGATTTGCTTGCTATGCAGGTGGAGTATTTTGGTCAAAGTGGGGAAATTCTGTTAAGTGAACCAATTCCAGAAGTTTAA
- the trxB gene encoding thioredoxin-disulfide reductase: protein MYDVIIIGAGPAGMTAALYASRSNLSVLMIERGAPGGQMNNTAEVENYPGFDSIMGPELAYKMYESVEKFGTENAYGIVMDIKDQGTYKEVICEDKTYQAKTVIIATGCEHRKLGVKGEEEFAGRGVSYCAVCDGAFFRNKKLLVIGGGDSAVEEAIYLTQFASEVVIVHRRDELRAQKIIQDRAFANEKISFEWNTVLEEILGNDMVVTGGHLRNVLTDEVKEIEADGIFIYVGLDPLTEPFKKAGLTNAEGWIETDQDMKTSMSGVFAIGDVREKTLRQITTAVGEGGIAGQQVYKYIEDMTETEEVK, encoded by the coding sequence ATGTATGATGTAATTATAATCGGTGCTGGACCTGCAGGAATGACTGCGGCTTTATATGCCTCACGTTCTAACCTTTCTGTATTAATGATTGAACGCGGCGCACCTGGTGGTCAAATGAACAATACTGCAGAAGTTGAAAATTATCCAGGTTTTGACTCAATTATGGGGCCTGAATTAGCGTATAAAATGTACGAAAGTGTTGAAAAATTTGGCACGGAAAATGCGTACGGTATTGTAATGGATATCAAAGATCAGGGGACGTATAAAGAAGTAATCTGTGAAGATAAAACATATCAAGCAAAAACAGTCATTATTGCAACTGGTTGTGAGCATCGTAAATTAGGTGTCAAAGGCGAAGAAGAATTTGCCGGGCGAGGTGTTTCTTACTGTGCGGTTTGTGATGGCGCCTTCTTCCGTAATAAAAAACTTTTAGTCATTGGCGGTGGGGATTCAGCAGTTGAAGAAGCGATCTACCTAACCCAATTTGCTTCAGAAGTGGTAATCGTTCATCGTCGTGATGAATTGCGTGCACAAAAAATTATTCAAGATCGTGCGTTTGCCAACGAAAAAATCTCTTTTGAATGGAATACAGTGTTAGAAGAAATCCTTGGCAATGATATGGTCGTTACAGGTGGCCATTTAAGAAATGTATTAACGGATGAAGTCAAAGAAATAGAAGCTGACGGAATCTTTATCTACGTTGGACTGGATCCATTGACTGAACCGTTCAAAAAAGCTGGCTTGACAAATGCTGAAGGCTGGATCGAAACAGACCAAGACATGAAAACAAGTATGTCAGGTGTATTTGCTATTGGCGATGTTCGCGAAAAAACATTACGTCAAATCACAACAGCTGTTGGCGAGGGCGGAATTGCTGGTCAACAAGTCTACAAATATATTGAAGATATGACAGAAACTGAAGAAGTTAAATAA
- a CDS encoding trypsin-like serine peptidase: MKIQNLVTVLLCSAVLSTAAVAAAPQAQAAHPVREKLTDNKTKINDTTKGRFQSVAFIDANGVTGTGTVIGKNKVLTSYNVVENLKNNGNLDKSFVTPGKNGENAPFGSFQVESVEFEESWRNMAILTVKPNENGQNIGEVVSAVPVTKNPAILVCNTVTMPGYDADKKGEMWESQATISYNIASNFWFNQASRDGNYGAPIFDQRGRLIGIRTFEKYSKGVQTSAAKLTESNYDFIAKHLK, translated from the coding sequence ATGAAAATTCAAAATTTAGTAACAGTATTATTATGCAGCGCAGTATTATCTACAGCAGCAGTTGCAGCGGCTCCACAAGCACAAGCGGCTCACCCAGTAAGAGAAAAACTAACTGACAACAAAACAAAAATCAACGACACAACCAAAGGCCGTTTCCAAAGTGTAGCATTTATTGATGCAAATGGTGTAACTGGTACTGGAACAGTTATTGGTAAAAATAAAGTCTTAACTTCTTACAACGTTGTTGAAAATTTAAAGAACAATGGCAATCTTGATAAGTCTTTTGTGACACCTGGTAAAAATGGTGAGAACGCTCCTTTTGGTTCATTTCAAGTTGAGTCAGTAGAGTTTGAAGAATCTTGGAGAAACATGGCTATTTTAACAGTAAAACCAAATGAAAATGGTCAAAATATCGGGGAAGTTGTTTCAGCTGTTCCTGTTACAAAAAATCCAGCTATTTTAGTTTGTAACACAGTGACTATGCCAGGTTACGATGCTGACAAAAAAGGTGAAATGTGGGAAAGTCAAGCAACAATTAGTTATAATATTGCTTCTAATTTCTGGTTTAACCAAGCCAGTAGAGATGGAAACTACGGTGCACCAATCTTTGATCAAAGAGGCAGATTAATCGGAATACGTACGTTTGAAAAATACTCAAAAGGTGTTCAAACAAGTGCAGCGAAATTAACAGAAAGTAACTATGATTTTATTGCAAAACATCTGAAATAA
- a CDS encoding fibronectin type III domain-containing protein codes for MKVRTMTALLLCGLVLSTSTLTVNGHAEENKPEGRAIIGKDERVRIMDTTKAPYSSIAFLSAGRVYGSSTVIGKNKLLTAGHVVENVKTSWDISQVKVYPGRNGYVKPFGSFDIESIDIHKYWSIGENRDFDIAVVTVKPNSNGQHIGEVVPIVPVKDVANFPVGTRVSVPGYSEDKIGELWEGTGSVLSQTTYGLYYNADTLPGTSGAPIYNEKKELIGVNTSHSSFSGPGAYNSGSIITGSNHEFIEKHLDKKETDTQAPSQVSGLKASAITTNSAQLSWNPSTDNVGVDKYEVYRNGSKIGESKTASFTANGLSADTSYTFSVVAVDKAGNRSTASAGLAIRTGKELIVDTQAPSQVTGVKASNITSTSAQVSWNPSTDNVGVDKYEIYRNGLRIGESRSTTFELNGLTANTSYTISVAALDKAGNRSVLSAGLALKTAKEPEKPSGNQTTWIQSKVYVAGNNVFYNGIEYKAKWWTQGNQPGRSDVWEKLSTGIIEEWNSNLAYSGGNIISYKGTKYKAKWWTRGEEPGKAPVWEKSN; via the coding sequence ATGAAAGTTAGAACAATGACAGCATTACTATTATGTGGTTTGGTTTTATCAACAAGCACACTTACAGTAAATGGCCACGCAGAGGAAAATAAGCCAGAAGGCAGAGCCATTATAGGAAAAGATGAACGAGTAAGAATTATGGATACAACAAAGGCACCTTATTCAAGTATTGCTTTTCTTTCTGCGGGTAGAGTGTATGGCTCAAGTACAGTGATCGGGAAAAATAAACTATTAACGGCAGGTCATGTCGTTGAAAATGTAAAAACAAGCTGGGATATTAGTCAGGTAAAAGTATATCCTGGTAGAAATGGGTATGTTAAACCATTTGGTAGCTTTGATATTGAATCCATAGATATACACAAATATTGGAGTATAGGGGAGAATCGTGACTTTGATATTGCGGTTGTTACAGTCAAACCTAATAGTAATGGACAACATATCGGTGAGGTTGTACCAATAGTTCCAGTGAAAGATGTAGCAAATTTTCCAGTAGGAACTAGAGTATCTGTACCAGGCTACAGTGAAGATAAAATTGGAGAATTATGGGAAGGGACAGGTTCAGTCCTTTCACAAACGACTTATGGACTTTACTACAACGCTGATACCCTCCCTGGAACTTCTGGCGCGCCTATTTATAATGAGAAAAAAGAACTAATTGGTGTTAATACAAGTCACTCTTCTTTCAGTGGTCCAGGAGCATATAATAGTGGTTCGATAATCACTGGTTCAAACCACGAATTTATCGAAAAACACTTAGACAAAAAAGAAACAGACACACAAGCACCAAGCCAGGTTAGTGGATTGAAAGCATCAGCTATTACAACTAATTCAGCTCAGCTTTCTTGGAATCCATCAACGGATAACGTAGGTGTAGATAAGTATGAAGTGTATCGAAACGGATCAAAAATTGGAGAGAGTAAGACAGCTTCGTTTACTGCAAATGGTTTATCAGCAGATACGTCTTATACATTTTCAGTTGTTGCAGTAGATAAAGCTGGAAATCGGTCAACAGCATCAGCTGGATTAGCAATTCGCACAGGAAAAGAGCTGATAGTAGATACTCAGGCGCCAAGCCAAGTTACAGGGGTCAAAGCTAGCAATATCACCAGTACTTCGGCACAAGTATCATGGAACCCTTCAACAGATAACGTTGGTGTAGATAAATATGAAATTTATCGAAATGGTTTGAGAATAGGTGAAAGCAGATCTACAACTTTTGAACTAAACGGTTTAACAGCGAATACCTCTTATACGATTTCAGTTGCAGCACTAGACAAAGCTGGTAATCGTTCTGTATTATCTGCTGGTTTAGCTTTAAAGACTGCCAAAGAACCAGAAAAACCATCTGGAAACCAAACAACCTGGATTCAATCGAAAGTATATGTAGCAGGTAATAACGTTTTCTATAATGGGATTGAATACAAAGCGAAATGGTGGACACAAGGAAATCAACCAGGCAGATCTGATGTATGGGAAAAATTAAGCACTGGGATTATTGAAGAATGGAATTCAAACCTAGCTTATTCTGGTGGTAATATCATTAGCTACAAAGGAACAAAATACAAAGCCAAATGGTGGACGCGTGGAGAAGAACCAGGCAAAGCACCTGTTTGGGAAAAATCTAATTGA
- a CDS encoding fibronectin type III domain-containing protein — protein sequence MKIKKIVTLLLCGVVLSTTIATTTGYAEERKPESRAVIGKDERVRIMDTTKAPYSSIAYLSAGRVFGSSTVIGKNKLLTAGHVVENVKTSWDISQVKVYPARNGNTMPYGSFDIESVDIHNYWSEGHNRDFDIAVVTVKPNSRGQNIGDVVPIIPVKDVPYVSPGTKGSVPGYSQDKYGELWEGKGSVLSQTVHRLFYDIDAIAGTSGSPVFNEQNQLIAVHTSEILIGGLPVKNSGSKITRSNYEFIAKHLDQKETDTQAPSQVTGLKATNVTQNSAQLSWNPSTDNVGVDKYEVYRNGVRIGESKTTNYSVSGLTADTSYTFTVAAVDKAGNRSQVSSGVSIRTEREPVTQAPSQVTGLKATNVTQNSAQLLWNPSTTNVGIDRYEVYRNGVRIGESKTTNYSVSGLTADTSYTFAIVAVDKAANRSQMSAGLTVRTEKEADKPVEGQTTWVQSKVYVGGDKVFYKGIEYKAKWWTQGNTPGTNDVWEKLSTGIIEEWNSNLAYTGNSLVTYKGTQYKAKWWTRGEEPGKSPVWEKQ from the coding sequence ATGAAAATCAAAAAAATTGTGACGTTATTATTATGTGGGGTAGTTCTATCAACAACAATCGCTACAACAACAGGCTATGCGGAGGAAAGAAAACCAGAAAGCAGAGCCGTTATAGGAAAAGATGAACGAGTGAGAATTATGGATACAACAAAGGCACCTTATTCAAGTATTGCTTATCTTTCTGCAGGTAGAGTGTTTGGATCAAGTACAGTGATCGGGAAAAATAAACTACTAACGGCAGGTCACGTCGTTGAAAATGTAAAAACAAGCTGGGATATTAGTCAAGTAAAAGTGTACCCAGCTAGAAATGGGAATACGATGCCGTATGGTAGTTTTGATATTGAATCAGTAGATATACACAACTATTGGAGTGAAGGACATAATCGTGATTTTGACATTGCGGTTGTCACAGTGAAACCCAATAGTAGAGGTCAAAATATTGGTGATGTCGTGCCAATCATTCCGGTTAAAGATGTCCCTTATGTTTCACCAGGAACAAAAGGATCTGTACCAGGCTACAGTCAAGATAAGTATGGAGAGTTGTGGGAAGGAAAAGGTTCAGTCCTTTCACAAACAGTGCATCGCCTTTTCTATGATATCGATGCAATCGCAGGAACTTCTGGATCACCCGTTTTTAATGAGCAGAATCAATTAATTGCTGTTCATACAAGTGAGATTTTGATTGGTGGACTTCCAGTTAAAAATTCGGGATCAAAAATTACTAGATCAAATTATGAATTCATCGCCAAACATTTGGATCAAAAGGAAACAGATACCCAAGCACCAAGCCAAGTGACAGGGCTAAAGGCAACAAATGTAACCCAAAATTCTGCCCAATTATCATGGAACCCATCAACAGATAATGTAGGTGTGGATAAATATGAAGTCTACCGCAATGGTGTAAGAATTGGCGAAAGCAAAACAACAAACTATTCAGTAAGTGGTTTAACAGCAGATACATCATATACATTCACAGTTGCAGCAGTAGATAAAGCAGGAAACCGTTCACAAGTATCATCAGGTGTATCAATCCGTACAGAAAGAGAACCAGTTACCCAAGCGCCAAGTCAAGTAACAGGGCTAAAAGCAACCAATGTAACCCAAAATTCTGCTCAACTATTATGGAATCCATCAACAACTAATGTAGGTATTGATAGATATGAAGTTTATCGAAACGGTGTAAGAATCGGTGAAAGCAAAACAACAAACTATTCAGTAAGTGGTTTAACAGCAGATACATCGTACACATTCGCAATTGTTGCAGTAGACAAAGCAGCTAACCGTTCACAAATGTCTGCAGGGCTAACGGTTCGTACAGAAAAAGAAGCAGATAAACCAGTAGAAGGTCAAACGACATGGGTTCAATCTAAAGTCTATGTAGGTGGAGATAAAGTATTTTACAAAGGAATTGAATACAAAGCCAAGTGGTGGACCCAAGGAAATACGCCGGGAACAAATGATGTATGGGAAAAATTAAGCACAGGAATTATTGAAGAATGGAACTCAAACCTAGCGTATACAGGTAACAGCTTAGTAACTTACAAAGGCACACAATATAAAGCCAAATGGTGGACACGTGGAGAAGAACCAGGGAAATCTCCTGTTTGGGAAAAACAATAA
- a CDS encoding ABC transporter ATP-binding protein: protein MEEKYESEWTKSVPLKEQVSIVKRLLKFASPFRRTFFAAILFALILSIINIILPRIIQLFMDDYLTPKTATTQVIYFFAGLYLFGVIVKSIIWFFQWYLYSMASLKTYQYIRVKLFEKLHTLGMRYFDQTPAGSIVSRVTNDTETLFEFWYVFLMVLTGIFAVVSSFIAMFQINGKIALYNLIFLPILLIVIWYYQKFSSRIYRSMREKLSQLNTKLNEYISGMQIIQQLRQETRLEKEFEATNNEYLATRFSMIKTNSLLLGPIINFLYTLAIALTLTMFGYDALHSYVEVGLIYAFVTYVQAFFNPMTQMMDFLSVFTDGMVAGSRILKIFDTEEMTPQQNSGADAEIVRGKIEFRNVSFSYDGKNKVLKNISFIANPGETVALIGHTGSGKSSIINVLLRFYEFYEGEILIDDRDIREYPLPELRKKLGLVLQDAFMFYGDIAGNIRMLNPEITDEQIKKAAEFVQADKFIETLPNKYHAKVIERGASYSSGQRQLISFARTMVTDPKILVLDEATATIDTETEGLIQEGLEKMRQGRTTIAIAHRLSTIRDANLILVLEKGQIVERGNHENLLEKNGLYADMYKLQNSDG from the coding sequence GTGGAAGAAAAATACGAATCTGAATGGACGAAATCAGTTCCTTTAAAAGAACAAGTCTCAATTGTTAAACGATTGCTTAAATTTGCAAGCCCTTTTCGTCGTACTTTTTTCGCGGCCATTTTGTTTGCACTGATTCTTTCTATTATTAATATTATCTTACCAAGAATCATTCAATTATTTATGGACGATTATTTGACACCTAAAACTGCAACCACTCAAGTGATTTATTTTTTTGCTGGATTGTATTTATTTGGTGTAATTGTTAAAAGTATTATTTGGTTTTTCCAATGGTATTTATATTCGATGGCGTCATTGAAAACCTATCAATATATTCGGGTGAAACTATTCGAGAAGCTTCATACTTTAGGGATGCGTTATTTCGATCAGACACCCGCTGGCTCGATTGTTTCTCGTGTCACGAATGATACAGAAACGTTGTTTGAGTTTTGGTATGTGTTTTTAATGGTTTTAACGGGGATTTTTGCCGTAGTTTCTTCTTTTATCGCAATGTTCCAAATCAATGGGAAAATCGCCTTATATAATTTGATTTTCTTGCCGATTTTATTGATTGTTATCTGGTACTATCAAAAATTCAGCTCTAGAATTTATAGAAGTATGCGAGAAAAATTAAGTCAATTAAATACAAAATTGAATGAATATATTTCTGGAATGCAAATCATTCAACAATTACGACAGGAAACACGTTTAGAAAAAGAATTTGAAGCAACAAACAACGAGTATTTGGCTACACGTTTTTCGATGATTAAAACTAATTCATTACTTTTAGGACCAATCATCAATTTTCTATACACCTTAGCGATTGCATTAACGTTGACTATGTTCGGATATGATGCCTTGCATTCTTATGTAGAAGTTGGTTTGATCTATGCATTTGTTACGTATGTACAAGCGTTCTTTAATCCGATGACTCAGATGATGGATTTTCTAAGTGTATTTACAGATGGAATGGTGGCGGGAAGCCGTATTCTAAAGATTTTTGACACAGAGGAAATGACGCCGCAGCAAAACAGTGGGGCAGATGCTGAAATAGTGCGTGGGAAAATCGAGTTTCGCAACGTTAGTTTTTCTTATGATGGCAAAAATAAAGTATTGAAAAATATTAGTTTTATTGCTAATCCAGGTGAAACGGTGGCTTTAATTGGTCATACTGGAAGTGGAAAAAGTTCAATTATCAATGTGTTACTGCGATTTTACGAATTTTACGAAGGGGAAATATTGATTGATGATCGTGATATTCGTGAGTATCCGTTACCTGAACTCAGGAAAAAATTAGGACTGGTTTTACAAGATGCGTTTATGTTTTATGGCGATATTGCTGGGAATATTCGTATGCTAAATCCAGAAATAACAGATGAGCAAATAAAAAAGGCAGCAGAATTTGTTCAGGCAGACAAGTTTATAGAGACGTTACCTAATAAATATCATGCAAAAGTAATCGAACGTGGTGCGAGTTATTCAAGTGGCCAAAGACAGTTGATTTCTTTTGCTCGAACGATGGTAACAGATCCTAAAATACTTGTATTAGATGAAGCAACAGCTACTATTGATACAGAGACAGAAGGATTGATTCAAGAAGGATTGGAAAAAATGCGTCAAGGTAGAACGACGATTGCCATTGCTCATCGATTATCAACTATTCGTGATGCAAATTTAATTTTAGTTCTAGAAAAAGGTCAGATTGTAGAACGAGGCAATCATGAGAACTTATTAGAGAAAAATGGTTTATATGCAGATATGTACAAGCTACAAAATAGTGATGGCTAA
- a CDS encoding ABC transporter ATP-binding protein has product MSIFKKLGWFFKQEKKSYIIGVFSLIMVALVQLVPPKVIGIVVDKIAEKDLMIQPILFWIGILLAAAIAQYIFRYIWRIHIWGSAARLEKELRRQLFHHFTKMDNVFYQKYRTGDLMAHATNDLNAIQNVAGAGILTFADSMITGGATIIAMVLFVDWRLTLIALIPLPLLAVTSRVLGAKLHDAFRDSQAAFSTINDKTQESITGMKVIKTFGQEKEDIQDFTEKIDDAIVKNKRVNFLDALFDPFITLIIGISYVLTIVIGGRFVTDGTITIGQLISFISYIGMLVWPMFAIGRLFNVLERGNASYDRVNELLHEKTHIVEKKDAIQTPAKGRLSMEITEFNYPKEKQKTLEQINFSINKGETLGIVGKTGAGKTTILKLLMREYDHYKGRIIFGEHDIKDCSLDALMHAVGYVPQDHFLFSMTVRDNIRFANPDFTEDQVEKAAEMAFINNEIKAFPKGYDTLVGERGVSLSGGQKQRISIARALILEPELLILDDALSAVDAKTEEAILSNLKEARKEKTTIIAAHRLSSVMHAKEIIVLEEGKIVERGSHQELLERKGWYKRMWDKQQLEAKIEGSDA; this is encoded by the coding sequence ATGTCTATATTTAAAAAATTAGGATGGTTTTTCAAACAAGAAAAAAAGAGTTATATCATTGGCGTATTTTCATTGATTATGGTGGCGCTGGTTCAGTTAGTTCCGCCGAAGGTCATTGGGATCGTTGTCGATAAGATTGCCGAAAAAGACTTAATGATTCAACCTATTTTATTTTGGATTGGTATTTTGTTGGCAGCCGCAATTGCCCAATACATTTTTCGTTATATTTGGCGTATTCATATTTGGGGGAGTGCAGCAAGATTAGAAAAAGAGCTGCGGCGACAATTGTTTCATCATTTCACCAAGATGGATAATGTGTTTTATCAAAAATATCGAACAGGAGATCTGATGGCACATGCAACAAATGACTTGAATGCCATTCAAAATGTTGCTGGAGCGGGAATTTTAACGTTTGCTGATTCGATGATTACTGGTGGAGCAACGATTATTGCAATGGTGTTGTTTGTAGATTGGCGTTTAACGTTAATTGCGCTAATTCCATTACCTTTATTGGCCGTGACATCGAGAGTTTTAGGTGCAAAGTTACATGATGCTTTTCGGGATTCACAAGCGGCTTTTTCAACTATCAATGATAAGACGCAAGAAAGTATTACAGGGATGAAAGTAATCAAAACGTTTGGTCAGGAAAAAGAAGATATTCAAGATTTTACAGAAAAAATTGACGATGCGATTGTAAAAAATAAACGCGTTAACTTTTTAGATGCCTTATTTGATCCGTTTATTACACTCATTATCGGTATTTCCTATGTCTTGACGATTGTGATTGGGGGGCGTTTTGTCACAGACGGAACGATTACCATTGGTCAGTTGATTTCGTTTATCAGCTATATTGGAATGCTCGTTTGGCCGATGTTTGCAATTGGTCGTTTATTTAATGTATTAGAGCGCGGAAATGCAAGTTATGATCGTGTGAATGAGCTGCTGCATGAAAAAACCCATATTGTTGAGAAAAAAGATGCCATTCAAACGCCAGCCAAAGGTCGTTTATCAATGGAAATTACGGAGTTTAACTATCCAAAAGAGAAACAAAAAACCTTGGAACAGATTAATTTTTCAATCAATAAAGGAGAAACCTTGGGAATTGTTGGTAAAACAGGTGCGGGAAAAACAACGATTTTAAAATTATTGATGCGTGAATATGATCATTACAAAGGAAGAATTATCTTTGGAGAGCATGATATCAAAGATTGTTCATTAGATGCATTAATGCATGCCGTGGGGTATGTTCCTCAAGATCACTTCCTATTTTCAATGACTGTGCGAGACAATATTCGTTTTGCTAATCCTGATTTTACAGAAGATCAAGTTGAAAAAGCAGCTGAAATGGCCTTCATCAATAATGAAATCAAAGCATTTCCAAAGGGCTACGATACATTAGTTGGAGAACGTGGTGTGTCATTATCTGGTGGTCAAAAACAACGAATTTCAATTGCTAGAGCCTTGATTTTAGAGCCTGAGCTATTGATTTTAGATGATGCATTATCTGCTGTGGATGCCAAGACGGAAGAAGCAATTCTTTCAAATTTAAAAGAAGCTAGAAAAGAAAAAACGACGATTATCGCAGCACATCGACTAAGCAGTGTGATGCACGCCAAAGAAATCATCGTTTTAGAAGAAGGTAAAATCGTAGAACGTGGCTCACATCAAGAATTGTTGGAACGTAAAGGTTGGTACAAACGGATGTGGGACAAACAACAATTAGAAGCCAAGATTGAAGGGAGTGACGCCTAG
- a CDS encoding YneF family protein, protein MSTGLVVLIAIIALLVGAAGGFFLARKYMQDYFKKNPPVNEDMLRMMMMSMGQKPSEKKIRQMMQQMKSQGDK, encoded by the coding sequence ATGTCAACAGGTTTAGTAGTGTTAATCGCGATTATCGCTTTATTAGTAGGTGCAGCAGGCGGATTTTTCCTTGCGCGCAAATATATGCAAGACTATTTCAAAAAGAATCCTCCCGTTAATGAGGATATGTTACGAATGATGATGATGTCTATGGGACAAAAACCTTCTGAAAAGAAGATTCGTCAAATGATGCAGCAAATGAAGAGCCAAGGAGACAAGTAA
- a CDS encoding deoxyribonuclease IV, producing MLLGSHVSMSGKKMLLGSAEEAASYGATTFMIYTGAPQNTRRKPIEEMNIETGQKYMEEHNLSNIVVHAPYIINLGNTIKVENFGFATAFLRQEIERAHALGAKQITLHPGAHVGAGVDAGLKQIIKGLDEVLWKEQIPQIALETMAGKGTELGRTFEELATIIEGVTLNEKLSVTMDTCHINDAGYNVKDDFDGVLEEFDKIIGLDRLKVIHVNDSKNPMGSHKDRHANIGFGTIGFDALNKVVHHEKLKELPKILETPYVGADKKTSKAPYGYEIAMLKSQTFDPNLLEKIENQA from the coding sequence ATGTTATTAGGTTCACATGTAAGTATGAGTGGGAAAAAAATGTTATTAGGTTCAGCAGAAGAGGCTGCGAGCTATGGTGCAACAACGTTCATGATTTATACAGGGGCACCGCAAAATACTCGTCGTAAACCAATTGAAGAGATGAATATCGAAACGGGTCAAAAATATATGGAGGAACACAATTTAAGTAATATTGTTGTCCATGCACCTTATATTATCAATTTAGGCAATACAATCAAAGTAGAAAATTTTGGTTTTGCGACAGCTTTTTTACGTCAGGAGATTGAGCGGGCGCATGCCTTAGGGGCGAAGCAAATTACCTTACATCCAGGTGCTCATGTTGGTGCAGGCGTGGACGCGGGGTTAAAACAAATTATCAAAGGTCTTGATGAAGTTTTATGGAAAGAACAAATTCCTCAAATTGCTTTAGAAACGATGGCAGGTAAAGGCACTGAATTAGGTCGTACATTTGAAGAATTAGCAACAATTATCGAAGGTGTTACGCTAAATGAAAAGCTGTCAGTCACAATGGATACTTGTCACATTAATGATGCAGGTTACAATGTGAAAGATGATTTTGATGGTGTATTGGAAGAGTTTGATAAAATTATCGGGTTGGATCGTTTGAAAGTTATTCACGTCAATGATTCTAAAAATCCAATGGGTTCACATAAAGATCGCCATGCCAATATTGGTTTTGGTACAATTGGTTTTGATGCATTGAATAAAGTGGTTCACCATGAAAAACTAAAAGAACTTCCAAAAATTTTAGAAACACCTTATGTTGGTGCAGATAAAAAAACAAGTAAAGCCCCTTATGGCTACGAAATTGCTATGTTAAAATCACAAACATTTGATCCAAACTTATTGGAAAAAATTGAAAATCAAGCGTAA
- a CDS encoding DUF1801 domain-containing protein, which produces MDEVKNYTETIDEKWRDSYERLAKIIAENIPEGFVLCFQYGMPTYVVPLTVFPEGYLGRKDEPLPFISLASQKKHLSLYHMGIMGNKELLTWFQEEYNKAVPTKLNMGKSCIRFTNPQTIPYELIGELVSKMSVEEWINRYLHFSAK; this is translated from the coding sequence ATGGATGAAGTAAAAAATTATACAGAAACCATAGATGAAAAATGGCGAGATTCTTATGAACGATTAGCAAAAATTATTGCTGAAAATATACCAGAAGGATTTGTTTTGTGTTTTCAGTATGGGATGCCTACATATGTTGTTCCTTTGACGGTTTTTCCAGAGGGGTATCTGGGGCGGAAAGATGAACCATTGCCGTTTATTAGTTTAGCCTCTCAGAAAAAGCATTTATCCTTGTATCACATGGGCATAATGGGGAATAAAGAGTTATTGACTTGGTTTCAAGAAGAATATAACAAGGCTGTTCCAACGAAATTGAATATGGGCAAAAGCTGTATTCGTTTTACCAATCCTCAAACGATTCCTTATGAGTTGATTGGAGAACTGGTCAGCAAGATGTCTGTGGAGGAATGGATTAATCGGTATCTACATTTTTCTGCTAAATAA